A portion of the Nerophis lumbriciformis linkage group LG37, RoL_Nlum_v2.1, whole genome shotgun sequence genome contains these proteins:
- the LOC133577428 gene encoding protein C1orf43-like, with protein MADSSPLSGVNVVLVMAYGSLVFVLLFIFVKRQIMRFAMRSRRGPHAPIGHNAPKGLREDIDSSLSKVHEIRFEPRLLLEEDARLGHESQMSCYNYLYRMKALDAIRDSGIPLQDICNTPTAFTGRNFRNWLLELRNSHSLIKSSRSALIERLLEGYDSARHGTGVFGEAEFLEYQQALNELADVVKAYSSSTSLDQHHQLAAKDLTGSTARNTPSTIQVTYLPSAGPRSKRPKHFLELKSFKDNYNTLESTL; from the exons ATGGCAGATTCATCGCCGCTATCAGGGGTGAACGTGGTGTTGGTGATGGCCTATGGCAGCTTG GTGTTCGTGCTGCTCTTCATCTTCGTTAAAAGGCAAATTATGCGCTTTGCCATGAGATCACGCCGCGGCCCTCACGCACCAATCGGCCACAACGCGCCCAAG GGTTTGCGTGAGGACATCGACTCCAGCCTGTCCAAAGTTCACGAGATCCGGTTCGAACCTCGGCTTCTTCTAGAAGAAGACGCCAGGCTGGGGCATGAATCACAAATGA GTTGCTATAACTACCTGTATCGAATGAAAGCCCTGGATGCCATTCGTGACTCAG GTATTCCACTGCAGGACATATGCAACACTCCCACTGCCTTCACGGGGAGAAACTTCCGGAACTGGCTGCTGGAGCTTCGAAATTCCCACTCCCTGATCAAGAGCAGCCGGAGCGCGCTGATCGAGCGCCTGCTGGAGGGCTACGACAGTGCCCGCCATGGCACCGGG GTGTTTGGAGAAGCAGAATTCCTTGAATACCAGCAGGCGCTCAATGAATTAGCTGATGT TGTGAAGGCCTACTCCAGCAGCACCAGCCTGGACCAGCACCACCAGTTGGCAGCCAAAGACCTGACAGGTTCCACGGCCCGTAACACCCCGTCCACCATCCAGGTCACCTACCTGCCCTCGGCCGGGCCGCGCAGCAAGAGGCCCAAGCACTTCCTGGAGCTGAAGAGCTTCAAGGACAACTACAACACGCTGGAGAGCACTTTGTGA